One Sander vitreus isolate 19-12246 chromosome 23, sanVit1, whole genome shotgun sequence DNA window includes the following coding sequences:
- the tmem121b gene encoding transmembrane protein 121B, translated as MPFFAHVSFSPPLKSSGSKKNGRKGGDRTNTMLSETGKDNPKADYLRSEASYCPHSPVSSSPEAGQLSRRRDTQTTSGSILPEESGSIQPLVSAAAAAACIMTSGELMQSAPLLAHRSKRSLLYKALCFLLLVFQGGVLDFYLIIFTDLYWCSWIATDLVVISGWGIFFMKNARSKRERACGFHQKSSMFGCNLGEFTYAYLAWLIYVIACTPKVVLILETSILDLIELKVPCGVTGFKIVMLLSAPLLFCLINSIIEDLNGATRHRSHSCFMSTCLDLLDSFTLVEMLLRNEIPAAYLKYTVISVYFVALAVPVVWLYELTAAELRCRWLWARFSTGLLVNAPLLVVRCFQVYVYRMPVSVFMLKNIFFLVCKLLELVEQCVAVRGVRRLAGGSNNPAQFSHCVSENDMCPHGYVNTLAVTQS; from the coding sequence ATGCCTTTCTTTGCGcatgtctctttttctccaccTTTAAAATCATCAGGAAGTAAGAAAAACGGGAGAAAGGGAGGCGACCGCACAAATACAATGCTCTCAGAAACTGGGAAAGACAATCCGAAGGCAGATTATCTCCGATCCGAAGCGAGCTATTGCCCACACTCCCCCGTCTCCTCTTCTCCGGAAGCCGGGCAGCTAAGCAGGAGGCGGGACACCCAGACCACCAGCGGCAGCATCCTTCCGGAGGAAAGCGGCAGCATCCAGCCCCTGGTCTCCGCAGCCGCGGCCGCCGCCTGCATCATGACATCGGGGGAGCTGATGCAGAGCGCTCCGCTGCTGGCGCACCGATCCAAGAGGAGCCTGCTGTACAAGGCGCTCTGCTTCCTTCTGCTCGTCTTCCAGGGCGGCGTTCTGGACTTCTACCTCATCATCTTCACCGACCTGTACTGGTGCTCATGGATCGCCACGGACCTGGTGGTGATCTCGGGCTGGGGGATCTTCTTCATGAAGAACGCGCGGAGCAAGCGGGAGCGGGCCTGCGGCTTCCACCAGAAGAGCTCCATGTTCGGCTGCAACCTCGGGGAGTTCACCTACGCCTACCTGGCCTGGCTCATATACGTCATCGCCTGCACTCCGAAGGTGGTGCTCATCCTGGAGACGTCCATCCTGGACCTGATCGAGCTCAAGGTTCCGTGCGGAGTGACCGGCTTCAAGATCGTCATGCTGCTGTCCGCGCCGCTGCTCTTCTGCCTCATCAACTCCATCATCGAGGATCTGAACGGGGCGACGCGGCACCGCTCCCACAGCTGCTTCATGAGCACCTGCCTGGACCTGCTGGACAGCTTCACGCTGGTGGAGATGCTGCTGAGGAACGAGATCCCCGCCGCGTACCTCAAGTACACCGTGATCTCGGTGTACTTCGTGGCGCTGGCCGTGCCGGTGGTCTGGCTCTACGAGCTGACGGCGGCGGAGCTGCGCTGCCGTTGGCTGTGGGCCCGCTTCTCCACGGGCCTGCTGGTCAACGCACCCCTGCTGGTAGTGCGCTGTTTCCAGGTCTACGTCTACAGGATGCCGGTGTCAGTGTTCATGCTCAAAAACATCTTCTTCTTGGTGTGTAAGTTGCTGGAGCTGGTGGAGCAGTGTGTGGCGGTGCGGGGGGTCCGGAGGCTGGCCGGCGGCAGCAACAACCCGGCCCAGTTCTCCCACTGCGTGTCCGAGAACGACATGTGTCCGCACGGATACGTCAACACCCTGGCCGTGACCCAGTCATAG